The genome window CTAGTGCGGTTAGTGCGGGTAAGGCCGCTGTCACCGCTTCACCGACACTGCACCGACCGCCAAAGCTTTCCCGACCCAGCGGCAACTACGTTTGCACCTATGATGACTTCCTTTACCAATCCCAAAGTTATATTCCCAATTCCTCCCTTCTATTGGCTAGTGTTACAGGCTAAGATCCAATGGAGCTAAACATATACAGTCCAAAGGAGCCTATATTCGATCAGTCCTAAAGATTACGAGTACTTTTACATCAATACTTCTTAACTAAGTTAGCAGCGCATTTGTGTTCTGAACCACGACGTGCCGACCATGTAACAAGCTACTGTTGGAGAATCCTGCGCCAATAGGGAATTTGAGTATTCTCGCGCAATTTAACCAAGCTAAACTCACACTAGACAAACGACATTGCCACCATGGAAGCAGAAAGTGACAAAACCAACAGTAATTAAATCAACGCTGCTCCCGGTCCCCAACAAGGAACCCAGACGTTAAAAATCACCTGGTTTGTCTGTTGTTAATCCTCTGTGCGCTTCTATTTCCCAACCTCGTCTGAAGCTGGAATGCAATTAATGGTATGTTTCCTTGCAGTCGACGCATACCGAGTACCAAAAGCTAAGGTACCAAGGGTGGGGGTTGGGAGAGGAGGCAAGGGGGGAAATCTGTACCGGAGACGGATGTGAGGGAGGAGTGGAGGAGCGATACGGCGGTGTTGACGAAGAGCGGGTCGCGTGAGACCGAGCCGCGGACCGCGGCGTTGGCGGCCTGGAAGAAGGCGAAGCCGGCGGCCACGGGCGCCAGCTCGCGTCGCCCCCGGACGCCGATCTCGAACCCCACAGACACAGCCCAGAGCACTAGCGTCGCCGCGAAGAACGCGCTCGTGTCACCGCCGCCTGCGGCCCCTCCGGCACGGTGGGGCGGCATCGTGTTCGTCGTCGCTGGACTTCCCTTGCCTTCGTTCCGTCCTCCACCAGGGTAATCGCTTATTGGGCTGAAATTACATGTCACGGTGTCCTTTCACAGCCCGATGTCTTGATAGCGAGCGGGGCCCACTTGGAGTACGTGCTTGGTCGGTCCGGTAACCTGTGATTACCATGCAACGCTCTTCTTCGTCTTGATGGAGTACGTACCTGACCACGAAAAATATTTATGCAGTAAAACAAAAGGCTGTCCTTATGGTTATATGGTTCCAGTAACAAAAAGAAAAAAACTGTTATATAATAAAGCTTCTCGTCCAATCACTGTGCaattaaattatatatatatatactttattatttattttactaATATATTAAATTTTAACTTTTTTTAATCTAtattaaaaaatataaaaaaggaTACTCCTATTATTAGGTATAGTTTTCTATTTTTTATATTTCTAAACGTAGAATGAATTAAAAAATCTCTTAGCATTGAATTATAACTTAAAATTTTGTGTATTTGTAGAGTGAATGATAAAACATATTTACAAGTTTGAGAGTATTTCACTATTTTTTCTACGAAAGCTTTTCGTGACTTTTGATAATTTCTTTACATGACAATTACACAGAAATTTTTATTGCAAAGTAATTTTGCAAAAAAAGGTGCAGTTTATACACACGCAAAAAAAGAATCAAACGTGCTAAATCTACTGCTAAGAATAGCGAGGGCATAATCATCTCAATTATTCCGTCGTATACACGGCTTGCCGGTCCGTCCAAAACAGAGGACTCGTGCTGCCGAGTTCGCATTGTGACACTTCCTCTTTCTCCAATGTTCTCTGAACTTAGAAGGGCGACCGTCAGACATCAGTGACATCAATGCAGTATTTGGCTTCTCTTCCCCGCATAGATTGCCAGGAGATACATCGCAAGACACCCAAACACTGTGCCGAAGGTGGTTTCCCAAAAGTTTAAATTCCTGATCCTCGCCTCCTCATCCGTCTCCGGATGTTCATGCCGAACAAGCTCACGACAACGATGCCGGCAGTGACCACCACGGTCGCCGTCGTTAGCAGGACGCCCCATTTGCAGTAGCTGATTCTGCTTCTCGTCCAGCATTATGTTGATATAATCCTCGGTGTCGTCCACGTATTCTTGGAACTGTGGCAATGCAATAGGCACAATATAGGTTACAAAAGCATGGTCGGAGCAAGGACCGTGTTTGAGATGTATTGTCACTACCCACTAGACCATTCATGACTTACAGATATTTCCATAGTGTATTTTCAGTTAGTTGTCCAACAGCGAATTTATCAGTGCACTGCATTCATTTTTCTTCAAGTCTATGTAACTGACAGCATGATCCACCATTTTGTCTTTGTTATGGCAAGGACATAAGTTCAGCCCTTCAAATTGAAATATTTGTTGCAATTTCCATAATTACTTTATTTCTAGTAAGACATACTGCTATCTGCTTTCAAGTATCCTCATTATTTGATCACCAACCCTCAAAGGAAACGATGTGTTGTAATTCCAAAACAATCTAATCATGCAAAAATCAAATTAGGTTAATTTGTGAATTAAGCGAGATGGAACATACATTGAAGAGCTTGTTCAGCGTGCCGTCAATCTGCACGAAGTAGGCTTCAAGAAGCATTTCCGATTCTTCAACATCAGGCTTAACATTGGTAGAACTTTCTCGGACGGTCTCTGTCTCATCGTCATGATCTTCTTCCTCCCTGAATACAGTCATATAGGTAGCTTAAAACGAAAATCATATATGTGGAATAGGCTGTGCTTTCATAGATGCCGGACCCCGGCGCCGACTCGAAGGCGCAGACGAGCGTGTAGTCGCCGTGGAAGGTGTAGACGCCGGCGTCGAAGAGCACGACGACCGCGGGGCGCGGCCAGGTGATCTGGCACGGCGGGCACGGGACGCCATGCCAGGCCCCCGTCGCCGGGTTGCACACGAAGTAGGCGTCGTCGGCCGGGGAGAAGCAGCATGCGAGGCCGTGCGAGGACGACAGCACGGCGGGCGGCGACGAGGCTGGGAGGAAGGCCAGCGCCGGGGACGACACGATGTCGGCGGCGTCGAGCGGGAGGAAGCTCGCGGACGCAGAGAAGAAGCCCGAGGCCCTACACGGGGTGGCAGCGTGCGCGACAGTGAAGAGCGGCGACGCGAGCGCCCGCGCCCACGACGGGTGCACGAggcggaggcgcgcggcggcggccggcgggAGGTGCACGAGCGCGTGGTCGCGGAGCACGGTGCCCAGCGGCGCCCTGATGGCGCGCTCGATCGCGTCCCGCTGCAGCCACGTGgcggggaagggggcggctgcgCGCATGGCGGAGAAGGAGGAGAAGGAGGCGGGGGCGGCTGCGCGCATGGCGGGGATGGAAGCGGCTGCGGGAGCGGGAGCGGATGCGGCGCTAGACGCGACTCGCGAGCGAGGATGGAATCGCAATCG of Zea mays cultivar B73 chromosome 8, Zm-B73-REFERENCE-NAM-5.0, whole genome shotgun sequence contains these proteins:
- the LOC103637512 gene encoding uncharacterized protein, which translates into the protein MRAAAPASFSSFSAMRAAAPFPATWLQRDAIERAIRAPLGTVLRDHALVHLPPAAAARLRLVHPSWARALASPLFTVAHAATPCRASGFFSASASFLPLDAADIVSSPALAFLPASSPPAVLSSSHGLACCFSPADDAYFVCNPATGAWHGVPCPPCQITWPRPAVVVLFDAGVYTFHGDYTLVCAFESAPGEEEDHDDETETVRESSTNVKPDVEESEMLLEAYFVQIDGTLNKLFNFQEYVDDTEDYINIMLDEKQNQLLQMGRPANDGDRGGHCRHRCRELVRHEHPETDEEARIRNLNFWETTFGTVFGCLAMYLLAIYAGKRSQILH